The window ctaaccacatgtctAGAAAGATACTAAATTTTCCTGCTAATTGTTCCTGCAATGACATGTATTCAATTGCTTCATTGGTATAACTTGTCAGATATGTCTTGCTTCCAAGGATTATTATTCTGCCCTGAAGCTGCTTCACTGCTGCTTCACAATTTTTGTATTTACCATATTAGCCCCCCAGGACACGAGGTTAGTAGTTTACAATTTACTACTAGAAAATAAAGCTTTCATTTGACCAACACGATGCATCCGTCTGTTGTTTGATGACCTCACTATTGCCTCTTCATTTATATATGACAATCATGCAGTTAGGAGCTGCTCCAATTTCACCAAATGCTCCTATACCATCTGTTGACAATTTGGCAGATCAGGTTGCAGATGTCCTTGATTTCTTTGGGTAATGCTCTATCAAATTATCTCATAAATCTAGAACTCTAATGCTTGTGGGAATAATCTTATGCTGTCTGGTTTAATTTTCTCCTTCCAGATTAGGCTCTGTCATGTGCTTTGGTGTCACTGCGGGTGCCTATATTCTAACTCTGTTTGCAGTATGTGCTTCTTTGAAATTAATTTGTTATATCTACTGCTTGTCCCACCATAACGTTTTATTGAATGATGTTTTCTTTGTTGCAGTCAAAATATAGAGAGCGTATATTAGGTCTTATCCTTGTTTCACCTCTATGTAAAGGCCCCACTTGGACTGAGTGGTTATACAGTAAGGTAGCTTTTCTGCAAATGGCTCTATGCTCCTCTGGTTTACACATTTATCAAAACCACATGACTGTATTGACAAGTTATATTGTCAGGTGATGTCCAATTTGCTGTATTATTATGGGATGTGTGGGTTGGTGAAGGAGTGCCTACTTCAGCGCTACTTCAGCAAGGTTGATGATTTATTTTGATGTTATCCATGTTGCATTTCCTTGGTTGCTCTTGAATTTTTTCTTATGATATCTTGTAATCCTTAGGAAGTGCGAGGGTTCTCTGAACTACCCGAATCAGACATAGTGCAGGCTTGTAAAAGCGTAAGTGCCACTGGGCTTCTACTTTATTACTATTCTGTTTTCGTTTGAATGTATTAATTGTTAACATCGTTCGCTGCATCTTGTAGTTGCTAGATCAGCGGCAGAGCATGAACGTATGGCGCTTTGTACAGACGATGAATGAGTGCGTACACATCTCATACTTGTTTATTTCAATGGTTATGCAGTGGAGTTTTACCCCCTACCAAATCTAGACAAAGTTACCATACCTAATTGCTTCTAATGATTTTCAGGAGATACGACTTGACTGAACAGCTGAAGCAGCTTCAGTGTAGAACCTTGATTTTTGTTGGAGAGAATTCTCAGTTTCACAGCGAGGCTGTTCACATGACATCAAAGCTCGATAGGAGATACTGTGCTCTAGTTGAGGTAACTAACAATCCTGCATTTCTCTCTATCATCTAAACTGTTGCTGGTTTCTATGTTCTGAATCAGGCAAATGGCATGCATTGCAGGTCCAAGCATGCGGGTCACTCGTAACCGAGGAGCAACCGCATGCAATGCTTATACCAATGGAGTACTTCTTCATGGGATACGGCTTGTACAGGCCGAGCCAGCTCGACTGCAGCCCGCGCAGCCCCCTGAGCCCATTCTGTATATCGCCGGAGCTCCTGTCACCCGAGAGCATGGGAGTGAAGCTAAAGCCGATCAAGACACGAGTCAGGCTTGAAATGTAGGAAAGGTGAATAAGGGGGTGGTGCTTAGGGCTGACATGGTGAGAGTTTAGGCTAACCCGTGGGTCTGTCTTAATTTTTTGAGCTAAAGTGAAGTGAGATACCTGTTATACTGCCATGTATATATAGGAATGCTAGGTTGGTGAGCTTGGGCGGGTTGGGGCGGTTCTTGTATTCTTTGATTTTTAGACTGATGAAACCTGTAAATTGGTATACATTGTTTATCAAAAGAAAGCAAAGGAAATAATAATAGCGGAAGGTGAGTTGTTCCCAATCATTTGCTGTCTCTTTCCCTTCCCTGTCTTGAAGGGGAGAAGAATGTTCCTGTGAGCTGGTCTTGTGAACTCCTAGATTCAGTGTAAAGGTTTATGCCATCGTTCTGGCTGAAGCTACTAGCATATGGTTGGCTTGTCGCGTTGTTTTTCAATAAAGAATGTCCTCTTCAGATACTGGTTCCCAAAGAAGCATATATGCACGGAAGTGACCTGTATTTGTGCGGTTTGTTTAGTGTTTGATTCCTTTGTTTGCTTAGGACTTGTACTAGGAATGCACATACAGGCAGGTGCCAATTGGCTTGTAATTCTGTCATGTTGATGTGTCCTGCTGTAAGCATATCAGCATATGTGCCCAACTATCAGCTAAGTGAATCTGTCAAATTGCTCTGCATATCACGTCTGTCAAATAGATGCCAAAATAAATCCCTCAGCCTGTGTTTGTTGGAAACCGGCTTGTTCATACATTGAGCATCTTGCAGTGTGTCCAGATGGCATTACATTGTTGTCCCCAATTCCCCATGATCTGGACCAGATGGCTCCCTTGACGCACAGCTAAGCTACAGGTCCTTATTTGCATGACAGTGCTGGTGTAACCACCGAAATGCACGCGTGATAAATCGTCCCTCCATCGCTCCAGCCGAGTGGCGTCACATCGGCTCCAACCTCTTTCTGCAAAGTTGAGCCCTCTGCCCAATCGTGGGATGGTAGCAGGAGCAGCCTCGTCAGCCTCTTTCTTCAACCAGTGTTTGCTGGCCGGCCTGTTGTTGCTTGGGTTGCCATGTTTGAGACACCATGATTTCAAAGCGTTTGCTGACCTGACCGGTTCTGTATTCCTGGTGGATCACTGCAAGATTTGGTACGGGCGTGTGATAAGAAAAAAAGAGATTTGGTACGGGCATTGTTGCTCCTAGGAGATAGATACGCCCTATCTAGTGCTTAGGCACCTCTGGATGGCAGCACAGTCAGTTCCCAGACTACATGCATGTTCTTATGTGGCTCATTTGTCAGATCCATCTTTTTTATGGATAAAAGAGATACATCTCCGGTCTCTGCACCAATTGGTCATTTTTATACTCGAATACTGAATCTCTCCTATGTAATATTGCAAATGGTCATTTTCACATGAGTACAAATTGTGCAACATCACATCTTAACACAAAgggaacacccccccccccccctccccacacac is drawn from Panicum virgatum strain AP13 chromosome 1N, P.virgatum_v5, whole genome shotgun sequence and contains these coding sequences:
- the LOC120655142 gene encoding protein NDL1-like isoform X1, producing the protein MGDSGGSVVSIDVERISFGGKEHHIQTNYGPVSVAVYGDHDKPALVTYPDIALNHMSCFQGLLFCPEAASLLLHNFCIYHISPPGHELGAAPISPNAPIPSVDNLADQVADVLDFFGLGSVMCFGVTAGAYILTLFASKYRERILGLILVSPLCKGPTWTEWLYSKVMSNLLYYYGMCGLVKECLLQRYFSKEVRGFSELPESDIVQACKSLLDQRQSMNVWRFVQTMNERYDLTEQLKQLQCRTLIFVGENSQFHSEAVHMTSKLDRRYCALVEVQACGSLVTEEQPHAMLIPMEYFFMGYGLYRPSQLDCSPRSPLSPFCISPELLSPESMGVKLKPIKTRVRLEM
- the LOC120655142 gene encoding protein NDL1-like isoform X2 encodes the protein MSCFQGLLFCPEAASLLLHNFCIYHISPPGHELGAAPISPNAPIPSVDNLADQVADVLDFFGLGSVMCFGVTAGAYILTLFASKYRERILGLILVSPLCKGPTWTEWLYSKVMSNLLYYYGMCGLVKECLLQRYFSKEVRGFSELPESDIVQACKSLLDQRQSMNVWRFVQTMNERYDLTEQLKQLQCRTLIFVGENSQFHSEAVHMTSKLDRRYCALVEVQACGSLVTEEQPHAMLIPMEYFFMGYGLYRPSQLDCSPRSPLSPFCISPELLSPESMGVKLKPIKTRVRLEM